A stretch of DNA from Gemmatimonadales bacterium:
GCGTGGTCTTCCACCCCATCAAGAGCTGCCGCACCGTCTCGACCGGGCTCGCCGACAGCCGCCGCGCGCTCCAGGCGGAGCGCGACCTGCCGAGCCTGTTCATCGAGTCGGACATGATGGACCGGCGGGTGGTGTCCGAGGCGCAGCTCAAAAACCGGATCGACGCGTTCTTCGAGGGCCTGGCCTCGCGCCGCGCCCAGGCGGCGGTCCCGCGGGCGGCCGCGCCTCCCACGGCCTGAGGAGGAAGCGCACATGTCCTACGCGGCGGGGGTGGACGTCGGCTCCACCCAGACCAAGGCGGTCATCGTGGACGAGCGGCGGCGGATCGTGGCGCGCTCGCTCACCTCGACCGGGGCGAACGTGACCCGGGCCGCGGAGGAGTCGTTCGCGGAGGCGCTGCGGGCTGGCAACCTCGAGGAGGAGGAAGTCGAGTACGTCGTCGGCACCGGCTACGGGCGCTACAAGGTGACGTTCGGGAATACGCAGGTGACCGAGATCAGCTGCCACGGCCGCGGCGCGTCGCAGATGTTCCCGGGCACCCGCACCGTGGTGGACATGGGCGGGCAGGACACCAAGGCGATCCGCGTCACGCCCGGCGGCGAGATCCAGGACTTCTGCATGAACGACAAGTGCGCCGCCGGCACGGGCCGCTTCCTCGGCGCCGCGGCGAGCGCGCTCGACATCCCGCTCGACCAGCTCGGCCACCGCGCGATGGCGGGCGAGCGGGCGGTGAAGATCACCACCACCTGCACGGTGTTCGCCGAGTCGGAGGTGCTGTCCTGGCTCGGCCGCGGCAAGAAGATCGAGGACATCCTGCTCGGCGTGCATCAGTCCATCGCCGCCCGCTCGGCCGGACTGGCCCGGCGCGTCGGCATCGAGGAGGAAGTCACGTTCACCGGCGGCGTGGCGAAGAACGTCGCGATGGTGCGAGCCCTCACCGCGGCGCTCGGCGTGCCGGTCAACGTCAGCGACGACTCGCACTACATGGGCGCCCTCGGCGCCGCGCTGTTCGCGCTCGACCACGTCTTCGCGGCCCGCGCCCCGGCCCGGGCGGCCACGTGAGCGCCTGCACCGCCGGCATCGACGTCGGCTCGACCTACACCAAGGCCGTAGTGCTCGGGCCCGACCACGCCATCCTGGGTCGCGCGATGCGCCCCACCGGCTTCCAGCTCGCCCGCGTCGCCGAGGAGGCGCTCGCGGCGGCCGCGCGCGAGGCCGGCCTCGACGCTGGCGAGGTGGCGTACACCGTCGCCACCGGGTTCGGACGCCACCAGGTGCAGGTGGGCGACGTGAAGGTCACCGACCTCACCGCCGCGGCGCGCGGCGCGACGCTGCTCTTCCCCGCGACCCGCACCATCCTGGACGTCGGCGGCCAGACGATGAAGGCCAGCCGCCTCGGCGAGGGCGCCAAGGTCCGCTCGTTCCGCCTCAACGACAAGTGCGCCGCCGGCACCGGCGCGTTCCTCGAGAAGACCGCCCGGTACATGGGTTACGGCACCGAGGAGATCGGTCCGCTGGTCGCGACCTCGAAGACCGCCGTCGCGATTTCCGGCGTGTGCGCGGTGTTCGCGGAGTCCGAGGTCATCAACCACCTCTCCCAGGGCTCGGCGCCGGCCGACATCATGCACGGCGCCATCGTCTCACTGGTCGGCCGCTCGGTGCAGCTGATGAAGCGGGTCGGGATGGAGCCGGAGTTCACCCTGATCGGCGGCATCCTCCGCTTCGAGCGGATGGCGCGGGTGATCCGCGAGCAGTTGGGCGCGGAGGTCAACGTGCCGGCCGGCGACCTGGTGCAATTCACCGCCGCACTCGGCGCGGCGCTGCTCGGCCAGCGCCGGCTGGCGCAGCTCACCGTCCAGTCGGCGTGACCGCCGGCGACGAGCCCGCGCCGCCTGGCGGCGACGAGGCACCTCGCTCGATGGCCGGCGCCGGCGAGGCGCCCTCCGCCGGCTCGCCGGACTCCGCCGCGCCACTCGGCCGCCTGGTGCGCCAGGAGGCGCAGCGGCTCCTCTCCGAGGCCCAGCTCGCCCCCGACCCGACCCGCGTGGCCGAAGGTTGGCAGCGCCGCTTCATCGCCGACGGCCCACGGTGCGAGGAGGCGCTGCGGCTCTACCGGGAGCTGGGCTACGAGGCGTGCGCCGATCCGCTCACGCCGGAGGACCTGGCGGGCGAGTGCGGGGACTGCCAGCTTGTGATGGCGCTCCAATTCAAGACGATCTACACCCGCTCTCCCAGGGGGAGAACCTGACGATGCGCTGCACCC
This window harbors:
- a CDS encoding acyl-CoA dehydratase activase; amino-acid sequence: MSACTAGIDVGSTYTKAVVLGPDHAILGRAMRPTGFQLARVAEEALAAAAREAGLDAGEVAYTVATGFGRHQVQVGDVKVTDLTAAARGATLLFPATRTILDVGGQTMKASRLGEGAKVRSFRLNDKCAAGTGAFLEKTARYMGYGTEEIGPLVATSKTAVAISGVCAVFAESEVINHLSQGSAPADIMHGAIVSLVGRSVQLMKRVGMEPEFTLIGGILRFERMARVIREQLGAEVNVPAGDLVQFTAALGAALLGQRRLAQLTVQSA
- a CDS encoding acyl-CoA dehydratase activase, whose amino-acid sequence is MSYAAGVDVGSTQTKAVIVDERRRIVARSLTSTGANVTRAAEESFAEALRAGNLEEEEVEYVVGTGYGRYKVTFGNTQVTEISCHGRGASQMFPGTRTVVDMGGQDTKAIRVTPGGEIQDFCMNDKCAAGTGRFLGAAASALDIPLDQLGHRAMAGERAVKITTTCTVFAESEVLSWLGRGKKIEDILLGVHQSIAARSAGLARRVGIEEEVTFTGGVAKNVAMVRALTAALGVPVNVSDDSHYMGALGAALFALDHVFAARAPARAAT